A genomic window from Lotus japonicus ecotype B-129 chromosome 1, LjGifu_v1.2 includes:
- the LOC130731365 gene encoding putative glucose-6-phosphate 1-epimerase produces the protein MGHSAAVWDYRAATEITKDWNGIDQIMLRTPQGVSARVSLHGAQVTSWRNEQGEELLFTSSKAIFKAPKAIRGGIPLCFPQFGNCGSLELHGFAKNKMWAIDDNPPPLPANDSCGKSFVDLLLKSSEEDMKGWPHSFEFRLRVSLTTDGALNLISRIRNINGKPFSFSFAYHTYLLVSDISEIRIEGLETLDYLDNLCQKERFTEQGDALTFESEVDRVYVSSPNVIAVLDHERKRTYVIRKEGLPDVAVWNPWEKKSKSMTDFGDDEYKQMLCVNGAVIEKPVNLKPGEEWTGRLQLSVVPSSFCSERLGLDRGDL, from the exons ATGGGGCATTCTGCAGCTGTCTGGGACTATAGAGCAGCAACTGAAATTACAAAAGACTGGAATGGGATCGATCAAATCATGCTTCGGACCCCGCAGGGCGTTTCGGCACGG GTAAGCTTACATGGAGCACAGGTCACTTCATGGCGTAATGAGCAGGGCGAAGAACTTCTCTTCACAAGCAGCAAg GCAATTTTCAAGGCGCCAAAAGCAATACGAGGAGGAATTCCTTTATGTTTTCCGCAG TTTGGAAACTGTGGATCACTCGAGCTGCATGGATTtgcaaaaaataaaatgtgGGCTATTGATGACAACCCTCCTCCTCTGCCTGCAAATGATTCCTGTGGGAAATCCTTTGTTGACCTGCTTCTCAAATCATCTGAAGAAGATATGAAGGGCTGGCCACATAG TTTTGAGTTCCGCCTTCGGGTCTCTCTTACAACTGATGGAGCCCTGAATTTGATATCACGAATCAGGAATATCAATGGCAAGCCATTTAGTTTCTCATTCGCATATCACACATACTTGTTGGTTTCTGACATTAG TGAGATAAGGATTGAAGGTCTGGAGACACTTGATTACCTGGACAACCTTTGCCAGAAAGAACGATTCACAGAACAAGGAGACGCGTTAACATTTGAATCTGAG GTGGATCGAGTTTATGTTAGCTCTCCAAATGTAATTGCAGTTCTAGATCATGAGAGGAAAAGGACTTATGTTATAAGAAAGGAAGGTCTCCCTGATGTTG CTGTGTGGAATCCATGGGAgaagaaatcaaaatcaatgaCAGACTTTGGTGATGATGAGTACAAACAGATGCTTTGTGTTAATGGGGCAGTGATAGAGAAACCTGTGAACTTGAAGCCTGGAGAGGAATGGACAGGGAGGCTGCAGCTCTCAGTTGTGCCATCAAGTTTTTGTAGTGAGCGTCTTGGTCTTGATAGAGGTGATCTTTGA
- the LOC130731367 gene encoding exosome complex component RRP41 homolog, with protein sequence MEYVSPEGLRLDGRRPMEMRQIRAEIGAVSKADGSAIFEMGNTKVIAAVYGPREVQNRSQQMSDQALVRCEYSMANFSTGDRMRKPKGDRRSIEISLVIRQTMEACILTHLMPRSQIDIYVQVLQADGGTRSACINAATLALADAGIPMRDLVTSCSAGYLNSTPLLDLNYVEDSAGGPDVTVGILPKLDKVTLLQMDSKLPIDILENVMQLATEGCKAIANYIREILLENTKQLEYRRGV encoded by the exons ATGGAGTACGTCAGCCCAGAAGGACTCCGCTTGGATGGTCGCCGACCCATGGAG ATGCGGCAAATTCGAGCAGAGATTGGTGCTGTATCCAAAGCGGACGG TTCTGCCATTTTTGAGATGGGTAATACAAAAGTGATTGCTGCTGTTTATGGCCCTAGAGAG GTACAAAATAGGAGCCAACAAATGAGTGACCAGGCTTTG GTTCGGTGTGAGTACAGCATGGCTAACTTTAGCACTGGAGATCGCATGAGGAAACCAAAGGGCGACAG GAGATCAATTGAAATTTCTCTGGTTATTCGACAAACTATGGAAGCATGCATATTGACACATTTAATGCCTCGTTCCCAG ATAGATATTTATGTCCAAGTTCTCCAAGCAGATGGAG GAACTAGATCTGCATGTATAAATGCTGCAACTTTGGCCCTTGCTGATGCTGGGATCCCTATGCGTGATCTTGTAACTTCCTGTAGTGCTGGATACCTTAATAGCACCCCTCTTCTTG ATTTGAACTATGTAGAAGACAGTGCTGGAGGTCCTGATGTAACTGTAGGAATTCTGCCCAAGTTGGATAAAGTGACACTTCTTCAG ATGGATTCTAAACTACCAATTGACATTTTAGAAAATGTTATGCAACTGGCAACTGAAGGCTGCAAAGCAATAGCAAACTACATACGAGAG ATTTTACTGGAGAACACAAAGCAACTTGAATATCGAAGGGGTGTATAA
- the LOC130731368 gene encoding NDR1/HIN1-like protein 13 — protein sequence MQSPMDASPQLKPPPLQKPPGYRDPTTPPLQTTPKPFPPPRKAALPTTFRQKRKRRGCCRICCCIFCVIFLVLIFAAAVAAGLIYIVYDPALPVFHLGSFRFTKMNVTESTDGAYLDANTTARVEVKNRSSRMVWHFQESSVQITAENGDLNLGSTKVARFEVKQKNKTDVKAETTVKGEALDERQRRKLKGTFDAKALVPTVEVQTRTGVSMQGWKSGSIPVTVVCGGVSLKNLENGDMPQCSYTLFKWIKIPR from the exons atgcaATCACCAATGGATGCATCACCCCAACTGAAACCACCGCCGCTGCAGAAACCACCGGGTTACAGAGACCCCACCACCCCACCTCTACAGACAACGCCGAAACCGTTTCCTCCGCCGCGGAAGGCCGCCCTCCCAACCACCTTCCGCCAGAAACGGAAGCGGCGCGGGTGCTGCCGCATATGCTGCTGCATCTTCTGCGTCATCTTCCTCGTCCTGATATTCGCCGCCGCCGTCGCCGCCGGCCTCATCTACATCGTTTACGACCCCGCCCTGCCGGTGTTCCACCTGGGCTCGTTCCGGTTCACGAAGATGAACGTTACCGAGAGTACCGACGGAGCCTACCTGGACGCCAACACGACGGCGAGGGTGGAGGTGAAGAACCGGAGCAGCAGGATGGTGTGGCATTTCCAGGAGAGCAGCGTGCAGATTACGGCGGAGAATGGGGACCTGAATCTGGGGTCGACGAAGGTGGCGAGGTTTGAGGTGAAGCAGAAGAACAAGACGGATGTGAAGGCGGAAACAACCGTGAAGGGGGAGGCGTTGGATGAGAGGCAGAGGAGGAAGCTGAAGGGGACGTTTGATGCGAAGGCTTTGGTGCCCACTGTGGAGGTTCAAACCAGAACGGGTGTGAGCATGCAGGGTTGGAAATCTGGTTCGATTCCTGTTACTGTCGTCTGTGGTGGTGTCTCCCTGAAGAACCTCGAAAATGGAGACATGCCCCAATGCTCCTATACTCTCTTCAAATG GATCAAAATACCGCGATGA
- the LOC130731369 gene encoding mitochondrial carrier protein MTM1 isoform X1, with amino-acid sequence MSPSTHNSNSNSNSDTQLSIGERALSAAGAAFLSAIIVNPLDVAKTRLQAQAAGVPYQQHICPSFQTTNMVPPDIRCHATTSTSPSAHRYKGTLDVMYKVIRQEGFTRLWRGTNASLTLAIPTVGIYMPCYDIFRNSMEEFTTQNAPSLTPYVPLVAGSLARSLACISCYPVELAKTRMQAFRVAQSDKAPGVWKTLLGVIKPAKGTSILQSLHRYRFWWTGLGAQLSRDVPYSAICWSTLEPIRKRILGLVDDEASAATILVANFSAGFVAGILASAATCPLDVAKTRRQIEKDPQRALKMTTRTTLLEIWRDGGLRGLFTGVGPRVGRAGPSVGIVVSFYEVVKYALRDTHPNSA; translated from the exons atgtcGCCGTCAACACAcaattccaattccaattccaattccGACACCCAATTGAGTATCGGAGAGCGCGCTCTCTCCGCCGCCGGTGCCGCCTTCCTCTCCGCCATCATTGTCAATCCCCTCGATGTCGCCAAG ACAAGGCTTCAAGCTCAGGCTGCTGGGGTTCCCTACCAACAACATATTTGTCCATCTTTCCAAACTACTAACAtg GTGCCACCAGATATCAGATGTCATGCTACTACATCTACATCACCTTCTGCTCACCGCTATAAAGGGACTCTAGATGTCATGTACAAAGTTATTCGTCAG GAAGGATTTACAAGATTGTGGAGAGGCACAAATGCAAGTTTGACATTAGCTATTCCAACC GTCGGAATCTATATGCCTTGTTATGATATCTTCCGCAACTCCATGGAGGAGTTTACAACTCAGAATGCTCCGAGTTTGACACCTTACGTTCCATTAGTTGCAGGATCACTTGCACGCTCGTTGGCTTGCATTTCTTGTTATCCTGTAGAACTTGCAAAGACTCGCATGCAG GCATTTAGAGTAGCCCAAAGTGACAAGGCTCCAGGGGTGTGGAAGACATTGCTTGGAGTCATCAAACCAGCCAAGGGCACAAGTATTCTTCAAAGCT TACATAGGTACAGATTCTGGTGGACTGGCCTTGGAGCACAACTTTCTCGGGATGTTCCATACTCTGCAATTTGCTGGTCAACCCTTGAGCCA ATAAGGAAAAGAATTCTTGGCCTAGTGGATGATGAAGCAAGCGCAGCCACTATCCTTGTGGCAAATTTTTCTGCTGGGTTTGTTGCAGGAATTTTAGCATCTGCTGCCACATGTCCACTTGATGTGGCAAAAACTCGACGGCAGATAGAG AAGGATCCTCAACGGGCATTAAAGATGACAACAAGAACAACATTGCTTGAGATTTGGAG GGATGGCGGATTGAGGGGGCTATTTACAGGTGTTGGTCCCCGTGTAGGTCGTGCTGGTCCATCCGTTGGGATAGTTGTCTCCTTTTACGAAGTTGTCAAGTATGCCTTACGTGATACACATCCAAATTCAGCATAG
- the LOC130731369 gene encoding mitochondrial carrier protein MTM1 isoform X2 — protein sequence MSCTKLFVRTQFMQEGFTRLWRGTNASLTLAIPTVGIYMPCYDIFRNSMEEFTTQNAPSLTPYVPLVAGSLARSLACISCYPVELAKTRMQAFRVAQSDKAPGVWKTLLGVIKPAKGTSILQSLHRYRFWWTGLGAQLSRDVPYSAICWSTLEPIRKRILGLVDDEASAATILVANFSAGFVAGILASAATCPLDVAKTRRQIEKDPQRALKMTTRTTLLEIWRDGGLRGLFTGVGPRVGRAGPSVGIVVSFYEVVKYALRDTHPNSA from the exons ATGTCATGTACAAAGTTATTCGTCAG GACTCAATTTATGCAGGAAGGATTTACAAGATTGTGGAGAGGCACAAATGCAAGTTTGACATTAGCTATTCCAACC GTCGGAATCTATATGCCTTGTTATGATATCTTCCGCAACTCCATGGAGGAGTTTACAACTCAGAATGCTCCGAGTTTGACACCTTACGTTCCATTAGTTGCAGGATCACTTGCACGCTCGTTGGCTTGCATTTCTTGTTATCCTGTAGAACTTGCAAAGACTCGCATGCAG GCATTTAGAGTAGCCCAAAGTGACAAGGCTCCAGGGGTGTGGAAGACATTGCTTGGAGTCATCAAACCAGCCAAGGGCACAAGTATTCTTCAAAGCT TACATAGGTACAGATTCTGGTGGACTGGCCTTGGAGCACAACTTTCTCGGGATGTTCCATACTCTGCAATTTGCTGGTCAACCCTTGAGCCA ATAAGGAAAAGAATTCTTGGCCTAGTGGATGATGAAGCAAGCGCAGCCACTATCCTTGTGGCAAATTTTTCTGCTGGGTTTGTTGCAGGAATTTTAGCATCTGCTGCCACATGTCCACTTGATGTGGCAAAAACTCGACGGCAGATAGAG AAGGATCCTCAACGGGCATTAAAGATGACAACAAGAACAACATTGCTTGAGATTTGGAG GGATGGCGGATTGAGGGGGCTATTTACAGGTGTTGGTCCCCGTGTAGGTCGTGCTGGTCCATCCGTTGGGATAGTTGTCTCCTTTTACGAAGTTGTCAAGTATGCCTTACGTGATACACATCCAAATTCAGCATAG
- the LOC130731369 gene encoding mitochondrial carrier protein MTM1 isoform X3: MYKVIRQEGFTRLWRGTNASLTLAIPTVGIYMPCYDIFRNSMEEFTTQNAPSLTPYVPLVAGSLARSLACISCYPVELAKTRMQAFRVAQSDKAPGVWKTLLGVIKPAKGTSILQSLHRYRFWWTGLGAQLSRDVPYSAICWSTLEPIRKRILGLVDDEASAATILVANFSAGFVAGILASAATCPLDVAKTRRQIEKDPQRALKMTTRTTLLEIWRDGGLRGLFTGVGPRVGRAGPSVGIVVSFYEVVKYALRDTHPNSA; encoded by the exons ATGTACAAAGTTATTCGTCAG GAAGGATTTACAAGATTGTGGAGAGGCACAAATGCAAGTTTGACATTAGCTATTCCAACC GTCGGAATCTATATGCCTTGTTATGATATCTTCCGCAACTCCATGGAGGAGTTTACAACTCAGAATGCTCCGAGTTTGACACCTTACGTTCCATTAGTTGCAGGATCACTTGCACGCTCGTTGGCTTGCATTTCTTGTTATCCTGTAGAACTTGCAAAGACTCGCATGCAG GCATTTAGAGTAGCCCAAAGTGACAAGGCTCCAGGGGTGTGGAAGACATTGCTTGGAGTCATCAAACCAGCCAAGGGCACAAGTATTCTTCAAAGCT TACATAGGTACAGATTCTGGTGGACTGGCCTTGGAGCACAACTTTCTCGGGATGTTCCATACTCTGCAATTTGCTGGTCAACCCTTGAGCCA ATAAGGAAAAGAATTCTTGGCCTAGTGGATGATGAAGCAAGCGCAGCCACTATCCTTGTGGCAAATTTTTCTGCTGGGTTTGTTGCAGGAATTTTAGCATCTGCTGCCACATGTCCACTTGATGTGGCAAAAACTCGACGGCAGATAGAG AAGGATCCTCAACGGGCATTAAAGATGACAACAAGAACAACATTGCTTGAGATTTGGAG GGATGGCGGATTGAGGGGGCTATTTACAGGTGTTGGTCCCCGTGTAGGTCGTGCTGGTCCATCCGTTGGGATAGTTGTCTCCTTTTACGAAGTTGTCAAGTATGCCTTACGTGATACACATCCAAATTCAGCATAG